Within the Mesotoga infera genome, the region GCCTGAAATTCCTCGTGCTTTGCCTGTTACAATCTTCCAGCAGACCAAGAAGGATGATTACGTATTGAAAAGAATCCTCGGGGCAATCGATCCGAAAAACCTTTTCTGCAAATGTCCTGGTACGAAGAGACTAGAGATCTCGCCATCTCCTGGGAAGAACCGCGCCAATCTTCTTATTTACTAACATATTGATACATGTTGAACAAACTTGTACCGATGAAAGTCAAATCTTCTGAAGGACTAAGTGTAAAGAAACTCTAGAGATTTGCGCGCCCAAAACTCCAATTTTTGTCGCGGCAATGAGGGAATTGACTACTGAAAACAAATTATCCATTGAAAAGGGGGTATTTTCGATGAAGAAGCTTTTGGTGGCAGTTCTAATTCTCATCTCTGCAGTGCTTTTCGCCGGTACAGTTTCTGTAATCGGTCCTTGGTCGGGTGGTGAAATGGATGCTTTTATTCCTGTTCTTGAAGCATTCAAAGCCGAGACTGGAATTGATTACACCTACCAGACATACAGAGCAGAGGATCTGGCCAACGTCTTACCCGCTCAGTTTTCCGCTAAGAAATCTCCTGCAGACGTCATATTCATGTGGTCAAGTTTCATAACCAGCAATACAAAAAACATTGTGGAACTGACCGACGTGATCGATACAGACGCATATATTCCAGGCGCACTCGACAATGTCACTGCTGCAGATGGCGCTGTTTACGGAATTGCATACACCGCGAAAGTAAAACCGGGATTCTGGTACAGAAAATCATTCTTCGAGGCCAATGGCTTGACGGCGCCAGAAACCTGGGATGAGTTTTTGACTTTGCTCGAAAAAATTAAAGCAACACAAGGAGTCAAAAACGCCATAGCAAGTGGAAACGGAGTTGGATGGCCACTTTCTGACGTAACCGAACACTTCTTGATTGCCTTTGGTGGACCCGAGCTCCAGAAGGATCTTATTGAAGGCAACACATCCTGGAACAGCTATGCTGTTCGTAACGCAATTGGCAAATTGGTCTATCTAATCGAAAAAGGATACTTCAGTGAGCCGACTGAGTGGACAACCATTCTTGAACAATGGTGGAACGGAGATTACGGACTCTATTTCATGGGACAGTGGATTACAGGTATGGTAGACGATCCAGATGATTTGGCCGTCTTCAGCCTCCCGGGGAATCGTGGAATGGTCTTCAGTATCGACTATGCTTTTATCCCCGAATTCGCAGCCAACAAGACAGAAGCTCTGGAACTGGTGAAGTTCCTTTCTGGAGAGAAGGGACAGAGCATCCAGGTTTCACAGGGCGGTCATATCGCAACGGTTGAAGTCGATATGTCCAACTACCCGACGGTAGACAAGGAAATCGCGAAACTGACAGAAGGCGTTGAGACCTTGAACGATCTTGATGATTCAATTGGCGGCCTCTGGCAGACAGCCTTCTGGGATCAGCTGAAGTTGCTGTGGGTTAGACCTGAGAGACTTGATGACATTCTAATGGATCTTGAGCAAAAGATGCCCGAATAGCGGATTTCCTCTTGTGGGACCCGAAAGGGTCCCACTTCTTTCTTCGGGGGTGAGATGATTGGCTTTAAGAAAGGCAAAGTTAAAGCATTTCGGTTACTTCATCCTGCCGGCCTTGTTTCTTCTGGTCGTTTTTGTTTTATACCCTACGATAAACACAATATTCTTGAGTTTCGTGGATGAAGAAGGAAGTCTCTCTCTTTCTAACTATAAAGAGGTTTTCTTTAGTAGAGA harbors:
- a CDS encoding extracellular solute-binding protein, which codes for MKKLLVAVLILISAVLFAGTVSVIGPWSGGEMDAFIPVLEAFKAETGIDYTYQTYRAEDLANVLPAQFSAKKSPADVIFMWSSFITSNTKNIVELTDVIDTDAYIPGALDNVTAADGAVYGIAYTAKVKPGFWYRKSFFEANGLTAPETWDEFLTLLEKIKATQGVKNAIASGNGVGWPLSDVTEHFLIAFGGPELQKDLIEGNTSWNSYAVRNAIGKLVYLIEKGYFSEPTEWTTILEQWWNGDYGLYFMGQWITGMVDDPDDLAVFSLPGNRGMVFSIDYAFIPEFAANKTEALELVKFLSGEKGQSIQVSQGGHIATVEVDMSNYPTVDKEIAKLTEGVETLNDLDDSIGGLWQTAFWDQLKLLWVRPERLDDILMDLEQKMPE